One genomic window of Cottoperca gobio chromosome 10, fCotGob3.1, whole genome shotgun sequence includes the following:
- the arl13a gene encoding LOW QUALITY PROTEIN: ADP-ribosylation factor-like protein 13A (The sequence of the model RefSeq protein was modified relative to this genomic sequence to represent the inferred CDS: inserted 2 bases in 1 codon) translates to MFNLMSNCCTWVSKIQEPIRKVTILVVGLDKAGKTSSIKGMLRVPHSVEAGPTHGCVRNELRVENYLVSLLDVGGSAESRGAWRELGGEAHGIIFVVDSSDRQRIKGVKEVLADLLRQPRVAGKPILVLANKQDKMNALLGSELIEILSLEKLVNQSRSLCHIEPCSALMDLRRWSDRKTLRGLRWLLRAVCLDYPELCTRVAQDRKRPLEPTEGEKTWKTEKVRRKTKVERMRSSKSDLRQVHQPKEKEKKTKGEGKLQPIRNMLQKENTLKKKLKTKRKKKPVKVKLGEKDQEETNEQEEEEXGDGNEGEHENSGLREKASSSLIPPKKDKPQRKTKVKEDIPDVTESQDNEQKPLKAKGEKKRKKKVVKVKRKNKINTEEMSGAYSQPVDLSATFDLYRKAILALKERQDQAQRK, encoded by the exons ATGTTCAACCTGATGAGCAACTGCTGCACCTGGGTCTCCAAAATACAGGAGCCAATCAG AAAAGTGACCATTCTGGTGGTCGGTCTTGACAAAGCAGGAAAAACATCCTCCATCAAAGGAATGTTAAGAG TCCCCCATAGTGTGGAAGCAGGACCCACCCATGGCTGCGTCCGAAATGAGCTGAGAGTGGAGAACTACCTGGTCTCCTTGTTGGATGTGGGGGGATCAGCAGAGTCGAGAGGAGCCTGGAGGGAGCTCGGTGGAGAGGCCCATGGGATCATCTTTGTGGTGGACTCCAGTGACAGGCAGAGGATAAAGGGGGTCAAGGAGGTTCTGGCTGACCTGCTGAGACAACCGAGAGTGGCGGGAAAACCCATACTAGT GTTGGCTAACAAACAGGACAAAATGAACGCTTTGCTGGGAAGTGAGCTGATTGAGATTCTGTCACTGGAGAAGCTTGTCAACCAGAGCCGCTCTCTGTGCCATATT GAGCCATGTTCAGCCTTAATGGACCTGCGACGCTGGTCGGACAGAAAGACTCTACGAGGCCTTCGCTGGTTGCTGCGTGCCGTTTGTCTGGATTACCCCGAGCTGTGCACTCGTGTAGCCCAGGACAGAAAGAGGCCTCTGGAACCAACAGAGGGGGAAAAGACctggaaaacagagaaagttCGCAGAAAAACTAAGGTGGAACG AATGCGATCCAGCAAGTCAGATCTTCGCCAGGTTCATCAgccaaaagaaaaggagaaaaagacaaaggGTGAAGGAAAGCTGCAACCCATACGAAACATGCTGCAAAAG gAAAACACTCTGAAAAAGAAGCtgaagacaaagaggaagaagaagcctGTTAAGGTCAAGTTAGGTGAAAAAGATCAGgaagaaacaaatgaacaggaggaggaaga gggtgATGGTAATGAAGGAGAGCATGAAAACTCTGGTCTCAGAGAGAAAGCCAGCAGTTCCCTGATCCCCCCGAAAAAAGACAAACCGCAACGCAAAACAAAGGTGAAAGAAGACATTCCGGACGTGACAGAGTCACAGGACAATGAGCAGAAGCCGCTCAAAG CTAAAggggaaaagaagaggaagaagaaagttGTTAAAGTAAAAAGGAAGAACAAGATCAACACAGAGGAGATGTCTGGAGCTTACTCTCAACCCGTGGACCTGTCTGCAACCTTTG ATCTTTACCGGAAAGCAATACTGGCTCTGAAGGAACGTCAGGATCAGGCACAGAGAAAGTGA